In Bradyrhizobium paxllaeri, the genomic stretch CGATAAAGCAGCCAGCACCCCGGCCAGCGCGGCAGCGCCGGCCATCGTCACCAATGTCCTTGCCATCCGTCATCCTCCCAGTGTCGTCTCGTGGGCCATTCAGGCTCTCTTTCGGGGGATAATAACAGCCGAGCCCCGCAGGGGAAAGCCCTGCGGCGGCTCCATGCCCGCGACAGCCAGCAGGCGATGGACGTGCCGCTGCCGTTCTCTTCTCCCGAGCTCCCACATCTCGTTGCGAACCAGGCGCGACGGGGATGTTCAACACGGCCTCCGTCAGCTCCCCTGGCGGAGGCCGTGGTCGCTTTTGACCGATCATCGCGAAGGTAACGAATGCCTGTCGCGGCGTCCGGCTTCAGTGCGGACGACGACGCGAGCGGTTCTTGTCGATGAGCTCGGCGTTGGCGCCGAAATTGCGGTTCTCTGTACAGGAAGCCGTTCGGCCCGAAGCCGCGGCCTGGCACTGCGCGTTGGTCGAGTAGATGCACTCGCCCATCCCGCCGGCGAAATCGTCACCTTGAATGCAATAAGGATAATCCCTCGCCGAGGCCGCGCTCATGCCGGTTAGCAAGACAACTGCCGATGTCACGAAGGCAACAAATACGATACGCATGTTTCCCTCCTACGCCAATGCGGCATTCGTTGCGCCGATCTCGGAAGCGCCGCGTGAGCTATTTCACACCGCGCGCGTCACTGTTAGGTGATGGCGCGATGTAGCTGCACCGCAAATCTCATCGCTCCGCGAGCAATTGCCGGAATACTCGACTGGCAATGCGCCTGTTCAAAACGTAACGCAGGAACTCCGCTGCTCGCGAGGCTCGCATCGCTTTTGCGACGACGCGTAGCCTTCCAATCAGGAACGTTTCCTCACGCCCTTCGTTTGCTGTCCATCAATCCCTGGAGGAAAATTCATGGCTTTGGAAGCAAACGAAACCGGCAACCTGATCGGCAGCGACAAGGTCGAGGGAACTGCGGTCTATGGCGCCGATCGCAACAAGATCGGCTCGATCGAACGCGTCATGATCGACAAGAAGAGCGGCAGGGTTTCCTACGCCGTGCTGTCGTTCGGCGGCTTTCTCGGCATCGGCGACGATCACTATCCGTTGCCCTGGCAGTCGCTGAAATACGATACCTCGCTCGGCGGCTACGTCACCGGCGTAACGGAGACGCAGCTCAAGGGCGCGCCGCACTACGGCAACGACAACGCGTGGAACTGGAGCGACCCGGTCAGAACCCGCGCTGTCAACGACTATTACGGCGTCGCGATCTGATGGCGGTCACGCCTGCCCTTCACAAGGCCCGCCTCGATGGCGGGCCTTTTTGCTGGCAGGCGTGATCGCGAACGCCAGCTCGCATCTTCCCGTGGGTAGAGAACTATTCCGGCTGCTTCGCGTTGGGACCATTCGAAAGGGCAGCACGATGGGAAAATTCTTCTTGATCATTATCGCTGTAAGCGTCGCCATTTTGCTGGCGATGAGCGCCTATGTCATCAGCCTGTAGCGGCGATGCAGCCTGCGGGCGGTCGATCGGAAGCGATGGCGCGTTTTTCCTATCGCACGCGCGCGTCTTCGAAGGATGCGCGACGACTGTCATCCGCCCCGTGGTTCGAGACCGCGTTCTCACGTCCCCTGACCATGACAGTTGAGGTCGCAAGAAAACTGACGCCGGGGAAGATTGCGCCGGAGCCTGACGATGGTTAACGACGCTGCCGTCGGCGAGACCGCGTGGTCTGCTGCATGCCACGACATCGAAGCCAGATCAGACTTTCGATTAACTATTAGTTCGCCGGCGATGGCGGTACGACCGGCTTAACGACATGAACGCAGTCGTTGCGTAGAAAGCACCGACCGGGGTGCCCGTCATGATTACCGTATGCTTACCGCCGATACACATGGGCTGCGGGTGCTACCAAAGCCGTGCGCTCCTGTGCCCTCTTTCTTTTTTGAGGGAACCGGTTAGCATGCCGCCCGGGAAAAGTGAGCGAACACACACCCAAGTTGTCATTCGCTCGCGAAGGCAGGGCGCTCGAGTTATTCCAGTGGCAGCAGTGATTGAAACGACAGGTCGCGGCGTGCCGGATGGCCCGCAAGCGGCGATACTGCTTCTTCTCCTGACGATTCTTATTTACGCCTCGCCTGCGTTCGCCGAGCCGTGCAGCAGGCCGACAGCGCGCTCCAGGATCGCCGAGACGCTCAAGCTCGCCTCGGACAAGCGGCCGGTCAATCTCACGTTCCGCACCCATGCCGATGGTGTGAGACTGTCGCCCAGCCTCAAGTCGAAATATCCCGACGACATGACCATCATCCTGCAGAATGAATTCGACCAATTGAACGTCAAGGACGACCGCTTCGACGTCTTGATGCGATTCAGCGGAAATCCGGAACGGCTGACAGTCCCCTTCAGCGCGATCAAGGCGTTCTGGGACAAGTCCGAGCTGAAGTGTTCCGACGGCTGAGGCCTCACTTCGGCGTCGCACGCCGAATGAGCGCGCAAAGCCCGCTCATCCGCGCGATCGGGTGCTCGACAAACAGACGGCAGGATGCGAGCGCGCCCTGCAGCGTAGCAGGCGGCGCCGCAGGTTTCAGTTGCGACGCGAGCACAGCACCATGCGCATGCCCAAGCGCGCGAGTCGAAAGCGTGAGCGCGTTCAGTCGCCCGTCCTGCTGCAGTGGCGCTAGCATGGTTCTAACCAGCGCAAGATAGGCCGGCCAGTACGCGAGATGCCGGTACATGCTCGCGATCACCTGCGGCTTGGTGTCTTCGCCGAATGTATTTAACTCCTCGACCAGCGCCGCCACTTCGGGATCGAGCGCATCCATCGGCGGCAGTTCCGGGATCCTGGTGCCGGATGGTTTTGGCGCGGTCTCGGCGGCCCTCACCGTATCGGCCGGGCGCGGCTCGTAATGCGCCAGCAGCGCCGAGAGCACGACGATGGCGAGCGCATTGGTATATTGATAG encodes the following:
- a CDS encoding ClpXP protease specificity-enhancing factor SspB, which gives rise to MAAVIETTGRGVPDGPQAAILLLLLTILIYASPAFAEPCSRPTARSRIAETLKLASDKRPVNLTFRTHADGVRLSPSLKSKYPDDMTIILQNEFDQLNVKDDRFDVLMRFSGNPERLTVPFSAIKAFWDKSELKCSDG
- a CDS encoding DUF3551 domain-containing protein; translation: MRIVFVAFVTSAVVLLTGMSAASARDYPYCIQGDDFAGGMGECIYSTNAQCQAAASGRTASCTENRNFGANAELIDKNRSRRRPH
- a CDS encoding PRC-barrel domain-containing protein, which translates into the protein MALEANETGNLIGSDKVEGTAVYGADRNKIGSIERVMIDKKSGRVSYAVLSFGGFLGIGDDHYPLPWQSLKYDTSLGGYVTGVTETQLKGAPHYGNDNAWNWSDPVRTRAVNDYYGVAI